The Bacteroidota bacterium genome includes the window AATCAGGTGATGTTTGTCCTTCAAAATATTTGTAATAAGTACCTGAAGTGAAAACTTCAAATCCTGAATGTGAATTATCATTAATATTAACACCAGGATCAACAAATGGTTCATTAACTTCAGTAACAATTTCACTGTATCCTTTGAGTGTAATTACAGGAGCTGTACTGTCCCAAACTATTACTGTTCTACTAATTGTATTTGGTCCATTTCCTGAAGCATCAGTTACAGAGTAAGAAATTGTGTAAGTTCCTATACTTGTTGTATCAACCAATCCATCAACTGAATAAGTAATCTTATTAGTTGGCCAATAATTATCAGAATAATTAACACCAGCCTCATTATAAGGAGTCATTATTTCTACATAAACAGGATTGTCTCCAAGCAATTGAATATCAGGAGCAGCTCCATCAGAAACAACAACTACTCTGTTTTTAGAATCTGATAATCCTTGATTATCTTCAACATAGTAAGATAAATTATAAGTACCGAGTTCGTATGTATTAACATAACCTGTTACCACAACTTGGTCGGTAATATCACCATCTGCTTTGTCATAAGCTGTGTATGTTGTATCGTTCAATGGCTTATTAACATTTGCAAATAAAGTATCACTTAGTGTAATTACAGGTGGTGTATTATCTTCAGAAATAACCACTAACCTCTTTTTAGTTAGTGCACAGTTTCCTAAGTTATCACAAACATCATAAGTTACAAAATAACCACCAACTGTGTTAACATCAACATTATTAACAGTAACAATTAGAGAATCAACGTTACCCATTAGATTGTCAATAGCAGTAGCACCTGCATCTGTATAATCATATCCAACTTCAGAATAAACTGTATCCTGTCCTATGATAGTAAGTACAGGCGGTACATTATCATCAGAAATAAATATTCTGTAATCTTCATATTCACCAAAGATAATTGGTCCACAAGGATCTAAAGCAAATCCTGAATATAAAGCAGCAACTCTCATTGTGTTACCACCTAACTCAGCATTTACAGGTACAGTAAATGTTCCTTTCCATAAAGATGTACGTTTTCCAATTTCTGATGCTACTAGTTCACCTTGATCGGTAAAATCTCCATCATTATTATAGTCAATCCAAACAGCTCTATCCATAGCATTGAAGGTTGTATTTCTTTCCATTGTTATTTCAAAAGCCTGATTTAGAATAATTGTTGTTGAATAATTATTAGTATAATTTGTATATCCTTCAATACCAATTGAACTATAATTATCAATATCCCCCATTTTTACATGGCTAATACCAACATCAAGATGGTTATTCATTACTAATGGAGTACAGTAAATTTTTGGTTTAATGTATTTTATTTTAGTAACTGTTGTAGAATATTTTGCTGAGTTAGTGTTTGACACTTTAACTGAAACATCATAATAACAAGTATCGGTAAAAACAATCTGTGGGTTTTCACTATTCGCAGTTGTAGTATTTGCAAAATAGTATTTATTAGGTGTAATTGTCCACTCCCATTCATCTACACAAGAAAGTCTGTTTGCCTCAGTAGAAAATGTAACAGCATCCTGATTAACAACAGGTTTTGTAACATCAGCAGTAAATTCAGCATTTTGGGGATTTGTTTGTGGATTTATAAGCACAATCAATTTTTGCATAGTATCTATTCCGCCACAATTTTCAGCTAGTAGCTTTGATCTGTAATTTGCAGTAATACCGGGGAATGAAGTATTAAATACTCCATCAATAGTATGGTCATCAATCACTCCATTTCCATCATAATCCCAACTAAATTTAGTAAACTGGAAATTTGCTATTGAAGTATTTTCATAAAATACAGGGTAAACAATACATGAAGTATCTTCAGTTTCAAATCCTGCTTGAGGTGGCACATAAGTTTTTTGACCAACACTTGCCCATTCAAGTTTAAATCCACTGGCAACACTACCTACGCTTTCAAATTCAATATATACCATTCCACTTTCTAATGCTAATAAAATTGTATCAAAACGAGCATCATTCATCATACCTGTAATACCATTTACACCATAATCCGTAACATCCCATAATGGAGTACCTCTGTTACTTGCACCGTCATACAATCTTAAAAATGCATTTGTACCAAGACTAAATTCTTGGAATGTAATTTTTACATCATCACTACAAGGCTTAATAAGATATGTACAATTTTTGTAAGTTCCATGATTTCCAGAACCTCCATCATCATAAAGGTTACCATAAGGGCGTGAACTTTCAAGATATTGTCCACACATTACATCACTGAATTTTACATTTATGTAATCTATTTTTGTTTCTTTTGGACTTGTTCCAGAACCATTTTTTGAAGTAAGAGATACTGTATATGATCCCGGATAATTAAACACAATCTGAGGGATTTGATCAAATGAATCTGTAGAATTTGTGTAGTAGAATGATTTTTCAATAGTATTTGTATTTGGGTCTAATTTGGTATAAGGAGAAACCTCCCATGTCCAAGAAGTAGGACAGTTATCAGTAAGGTCAATTAGTTCAATTACTTCACCTACTTCCACTACGTTTTTATCTGACATAAATTCACTTAAAGGTGCTACCGTTGGGGAATCAATATAAATAGCCTTTGTAATTGTATCTGTTTGAAAACATGTTTGCATAAGTAATGAAACAGTATCATATCCTAGAGTTGTAAATGAATGAGTAAAATTAAAATCATTAGTTTGAAAAACACCATTAAGATACCATGCAGAAACATGCGGTTCTTCTTCAATACCTGTGTTATAAAATGTTACAGGAGTAATAAAACACATTGTATCCTGAGCAATAAAATCAAGTGATTGAGCAAGGTGTGCAGGCTCATCCGCTCCAACATAAGATTGAAGTTGACATCTCATATCGTCATCAACATCTACATCAGGATATGCATAAAAATTACCTACTTTTCCATAAGAACCTTCAATAAGGTGAAGATTTGATTGTGAAACAATTTCAGGGTCTTCTTGATCCCAAGAATGTTGATCATGTGTTCCTACATAAGATGTATTGCTTTTAAAACTATTTAAATTATAATAATAACTATTATAATTATAAAATAATGAAGTTGTAGAACCCGGATGGAAATACATATTATAGTCAACAGAAGAAATATTGTAAGGTCTATATAAAGATATCATTATTGTATTTCCTGTACTTATAAGAATATTATTTTCAACTTTAGTATTATTTGCATAATAATATATATAAATACCTGCATAGTTATAATAATGATATGAGCCATCAACCCAAATAGTATTGTTCAGATAATTAGTATTGTATGTATAGTAACTATATATTCCTGTTTGATAGGTTGGATCCTGAAAATTACTTATCATATTATTTGCAACAACAGAATGAAAACTGCTGTTATAATAATTGTTTCTATACATGTAAATTCCATATCTACCGGGGCTTATTGTATTGCTAATAATTGTATCAGAACCTCCATAATATGAGCGAATACCGTAAGAAGAATTTGACCTAAAGGAACTTAATGTATTAAATTCCATATTAGTACCTGCACAATAATATGTATAAATACCATAATAATATTGATTCAAAAAAGTATTACCTTTAAAGGTATTGCCATAAACAGTATTATAAGAACTTCCCCTCCAATAAATACCATAGTATCCACCGAGTATTTCATTATCCTCAATTAAGTTATAAAAACCATTATCTCCTGCACCACCTGTTGAAGATTCGCTACTTGTAGCATTAACAACAAGCGACCAACTACCTGTATAAGTATTATCAATCAGTAAGCGACAGCCTTTTATTGTATTATAATCGGCATGATTTGTAAATACTACACAAGTAGCATAAGTAGAACCATCACTAATAATAGACATATCTTTAAATGTAATATAATCAGCACCATTGAGAACTAATGTTGCTCTATTACCACTGCTATTACCTGTAAATATAATTTTCGTTGCATTTTTACCAGCACCAATAAATTGAATTGTGTAATTAGAATTCACACCTGTTATTTCAGGAATTTCAACTTTTTCATTATAAGTACCTGAAGCAACATTAAATGTGACAGCACCTGCAACACCACGAGTGTTAAGAGCA containing:
- a CDS encoding DUF5011 domain-containing protein; its protein translation is MMKNFTLFVSTLVVFTLLLVSNSANAQLSGSYTIDPNGSGSNNYTTFAAAVSALNSSGVSSAVTFSIAPGTYTERVYLTSVSGASATNTITFDGSDKSLVTLQYSGGYSNRATVVFYGADYFQLKNIDIKAINASYGVGIHMRNHADYNLIENCNINVGLSSSSYKIPVQITGSETSYSSYGYNAYYNEFKNNYIYGGYIGIAMTGANTSSRIIGNKFIGNEITGQYYYGFRQYYCQGTTIQYNFIHGFTSSSAYAIYRYYSVGGIFDANIIYPGRYAFYMGYENRYSNTTNTYITNNMISNFQDASYNRAIYMYYYNYRVNILHNNIWVKGTTSTYSNAAIYGYRYSYYLVIKNNIIQSTGTALLVAFYYPRSVTMDYNDYYKTGSYYWFYSNYNGYYTGLNSWKASPKSYINWPHDQNSVSTDPGFTSYSDLHVIPIGSPITVPALTGVTNLDHDVDGDTRATSGSVMIGADQVPPYDVDVVALTPSVAKLGNNTVTMTVMNKGLNAISSSTTLNFEYSVNGGTPVQESMTLSSNFNPGTTITHTFSTQWNITVDQTYNLCCEIDPQISQDPDTEDKMCQSVGIGLDGIYTIDPSGNGDFIDFATAISALNTRGVAGAVTFNVASGTYNEKVEIPEITGVNSNYTIQFIGAGKNATKIIFTGNSSGNRATLVLNGADYITFKDMSIISDGSTYATCVVFTNHADYNTIKGCRLLIDNTYTGSWSLVVNATSSESSTGGAGDNGFYNLIEDNEILGGYYGIYWRGSSYNTVYGNTFKGNTFLNQYYYGIYTYYCAGTNMEFNTLSSFRSNSSYGIRSYYGGSDTIISNTISPGRYGIYMYRNNYYNSSFHSVVANNMISNFQDPTYQTGIYSYYTYNTNYLNNTIWVDGSYHYYNYAGIYIYYYANNTKVENNILISTGNTIMISLYRPYNISSVDYNMYFHPGSTTSLFYNYNSYYYNLNSFKSNTSYVGTHDQHSWDQEDPEIVSQSNLHLIEGSYGKVGNFYAYPDVDVDDDMRCQLQSYVGADEPAHLAQSLDFIAQDTMCFITPVTFYNTGIEEEPHVSAWYLNGVFQTNDFNFTHSFTTLGYDTVSLLMQTCFQTDTITKAIYIDSPTVAPLSEFMSDKNVVEVGEVIELIDLTDNCPTSWTWEVSPYTKLDPNTNTIEKSFYYTNSTDSFDQIPQIVFNYPGSYTVSLTSKNGSGTSPKETKIDYINVKFSDVMCGQYLESSRPYGNLYDDGGSGNHGTYKNCTYLIKPCSDDVKITFQEFSLGTNAFLRLYDGASNRGTPLWDVTDYGVNGITGMMNDARFDTILLALESGMVYIEFESVGSVASGFKLEWASVGQKTYVPPQAGFETEDTSCIVYPVFYENTSIANFQFTKFSWDYDGNGVIDDHTIDGVFNTSFPGITANYRSKLLAENCGGIDTMQKLIVLINPQTNPQNAEFTADVTKPVVNQDAVTFSTEANRLSCVDEWEWTITPNKYYFANTTTANSENPQIVFTDTCYYDVSVKVSNTNSAKYSTTVTKIKYIKPKIYCTPLVMNNHLDVGISHVKMGDIDNYSSIGIEGYTNYTNNYSTTIILNQAFEITMERNTTFNAMDRAVWIDYNNDGDFTDQGELVASEIGKRTSLWKGTFTVPVNAELGGNTMRVAALYSGFALDPCGPIIFGEYEDYRIFISDDNVPPVLTIIGQDTVYSEVGYDYTDAGATAIDNLMGNVDSLIVTVNNVDVNTVGGYFVTYDVCDNLGNCALTKKRLVVISEDNTPPVITLSDTLFANVNKPLNDTTYTAYDKADGDITDQVVVTGYVNTYELGTYNLSYYVEDNQGLSDSKNRVVVVSDGAAPDIQLLGDNPVYVEIMTPYNEAGVNYSDNYWPTNKITYSVDGLVDTTSIGTYTISYSVTDASGNGPNTISRTVIVWDSTAPVITLKGYSEIVTEVNEPFVDPGVNINDNSHSGFEVFTSGTYYKYFEGQTSPDSIGLFSIFYYVKDAAGNTSSMIARVVNVVDIKCAELTLIGDDYTSVERWTAYTDKGYNVVDNYYPESELIIDTFSNVDVNFEGLYKVIYTATDPSNNDCASIVRLVKVVHTNIGVEEASNTKVEVYPNPTKSKFVIDVTLSTKEEVVINVVDMLGKEITVVNRGLLTSEKFEVDMSNEAAGVYMVKVQTSSKTILKRIVLSK